The genome window ACTCGGGAGAAAAAAATTAATGAAACACTCGAAAATAAAAATCGTAGCTATCAGTGTTGATAACTACGATTTAATTTTAAAATAAATTTATTGGTACTTTTCAGTTGTTTTACTGAAAAGCCGTAAAGCCTTTTTGAAATGCTTATTTTACTATTCGGATATGTTTAAAAGGCCAATAAATTATGTTTGCCTGGCCAACAACATCATTCATCGGAATGGCCCCAATATGACGACTGTCTTTACTATATCTTCTATTATCACCCATTACAAATAAATAGCCTTCAGGAACAGTGTTTCTACCGATTGGAGTATCCTTTAGAGTAAACGATTCCGTAAGGGGACCATCAAACTTGTTTTGTTTTTTGTATTCATCTAGATAAGGTTCTTTATACGCTTTCCCGTTTATATATAAAATATCATTTTTATACTCGATACGATCTCCAGGTAACCCAATTATGCGTTTTATGTAATCCTTTTTTTCTTTTGTATGGAACAC of Parageobacillus toebii NBRC 107807 contains these proteins:
- the lepB gene encoding signal peptidase I; the encoded protein is MEKKKSEFLGWMKAIIIAILLAAFVRHFIFAPIIVEGESMMPTLHDQDRMIVNKIKYSFVKPKRFDIIVFHTKEKKDYIKRIIGLPGDRIEYKNDILYINGKAYKEPYLDEYKKQNKFDGPLTESFTLKDTPIGRNTVPEGYLFVMGDNRRYSKDSRHIGAIPMNDVVGQANIIYWPFKHIRIVK